The nucleotide window ATGGTTCTAATTTCGAGATATCAAATCTGTACTCAGAAAGAAATGTAAAAGCCAAAAAGAAAAAACATATCACCACAAATGGAAAGCCAAAAGCACCATGCTTGGTATAATGGTTGAAATCATTTAACTcgattcaacattaatattaatCTGGTTAGCATCAGTTACATGGATTATTTTCTAAAGATCCTATGAAAAATAAGAAACTATTATTTAGTATCCACTTAGTAATAGAAATCTACCTTGCTTGTTCATCTCCATAAACCGGTTCATAGGGCACAGATGTCTTATCCTGTAAACAACGAAAGATGGCTCAGGAAGCCCTTGCCAGGCAAAATACTTTCAATTATATCTCCTtaccaaatggaccaaaaatcTAAGCAGTGACATATAATCCTTTCTGATGATACCTCAAGGTACTTGAGTGGTATCAGCTGGGATAACACCATTCTTCCCCCGTCCCCCCCGCGCCACCACCCTCCAACACCCCCCACCAAGCTTCAATAACCATATTACATAATGTCATCCGCTCTTCCATCTTAACCATCACAGAAAACCAGAACCACTAAGAAAATCACCTGTTGATGTGATATTAACTAACGCAGATAGAAATAGATTGACTACATGTTGCAAGAGCAACGCAGATAGAAATAGATTGACTACATGTTGCAAGAGCAAGAAAGACTCAATTTTACTCGCACTTAAACTCTCGACCGTTGTGCCAACAAACTCCATTGATTTGTACTCCATTGATTTGTATGTTGCACCAGAAACAGATATTTCACCAATAATCTGTGAAGGGACAATCGTTTTCCCAGATATCACATTACAGAAACAGGTAAAAGAACCGATACGTTGTCATAAACAGGTAAAAGAAGCGATATGTTGTCATTTAAGGTTCTAAGTTGATGGCTACTAAAGCAAATATATGCCCCAGATTTCAATAAACTCACTTGCTAAATCAAATCCTTTGCGAGCAAATAATTAGGCATTTCACCGTCCATTACAAATCTCAGAGTTGGGGGTACCTGCAATTTCGATTGCATCATGAAGAAAGTATAGCTCAGATTAATGTTCATTGGAAAACCACTGATTACATAAGTAGAACAATCTTCACAACTTTAAGTTGTCAAGTTAAAGATGCAGATGAAACAGAGTAGAATGTCAAAGTTCATAAAGTATAACGCCATAAAAAAAATGCTAATAAGCTTTAACTGAGTGGCATGATGTAATCTCTAAACTTGTgaggtctcaagtttaaatcataGTCCACAGCGAAGGGAAAAAATATTTATTGACTTTCAGGAACTGCGTGGAGCCTCCTGTAGAATGTAAAACTAAGAAATGCAACAGCCCAGATTTACGTAAAAGCAGCACTAAAGAAAGAAAAACCAATTTTACAAACCTTAAGCAGGAGCTTCCCAGTGCCTAATACAAAACCTGCATCAGTGATGCCAATTCCAGTAGCAAATTGGCCAAATGCTCCAGCGGTGCAGGTGTGAGAGTCTGTGCCCAACAGAACCTGATAAGGACCGAAATTAATGAACATATAATTTCTATTCTGGTATTTAAGAGGATAAATATTTGTCTTTGTAAAAGAATCCCACCTCTCCTGGCCTACAATGGCCTTCTAGAGCAAGTGCAATATGGCATACAACTTTATAATCAGGGTTAGCCCGCCACGTGAGTAAAAGGCCAGCAAAAAAGGAATTTTTAAAACAATAggcaaaaaattttaattcaaccatataatcaTAAAACTAAACCTTGAAGTCACTTCGATCTTTTATATCATAGAAGTGCTTTATATTTTGTTCCGGGAAGAAATCCCTCAAAATGTCCACATTAAGGTTTGCAAGCTCATTATCAGTGAATATATAATGATCTCGTATAACCACAATTTTCTCACGGTCCCAAACCTTCAAGGATATATAGCAAAGTGAGGAAGGTTCTTTCAAGCATGGCAAAAGGacagtgtaaaaaaaaaaaaaaaaatgggaaaGTTTGGATACCTTGGCATTCTCTCCAAACTCCCTTTTGAAGATCGCAAAACAACCTGTACCACAAGCATCAAGGGCCATCAAGGTATCGACGCTCACCCAAACATTCTCACCTGGGTTCGACTGAGGCTTTTCAGAAGCTCTAGCCAGGATTTTCCCTGTCATCGTCATTGCGGTCTTCACCTGAATTCAACATTTGTATTCAAAGGCAATAAAAATGGTTAATACCCTTTAACCGAAACAACACGaaatcaatgaaaaataaaataaaataaaataagcacAACTTAATCTGCAAAGTAATAAAAACCCTTCAGGGAAGAAACTAACTGAGCCAGTGGTGGCAGGCTTGCGCTCTGATTGCTGGGGAGCCATGACTGATACAATTTTCTTGGAAATTGATTTCCTGCATTTTGGAATAGAAAGTGGCGATGATGGTGAAGAGAAAGCAGAGAGCCCCAGATCCTTCTGTACTGAAACAATAATCATAGCTTAGTGAACACTGAACAATAAGTGGAAGTGAAAGATTTGTTAGTACCATGTAGCAGTAAGACGAGGAGGCAGGGAAAGCGTTGGAGGAAGCCATGATGATTGATGGTGGTGACACTGTTAAATTATGCACAAATATAAGCTAAAGCAACTTTTGGTTGCTTGGAAAATGGAGGAGGCGGCTAAGCAGGGTGAACAGGGCACGGCTCTGCTAGAAAAGTAAATAGGATCTTGTAGCTTTCGTGTGCATTGTTTTTAGTGGACCATCTCGAACCATTTTGTCAATGTGATGTGATACGATGATTATGATTCTGATTATCCATGATTAAATTTAAAGGAGCAATGCGACTGCTCATTTCTCGGTTTAATCAGTCGTTTTTCTGTTTTAGATAAGGTTAGTATACATTCCTGCAGTGTCAAGACGAAGTCAAATCCCATTATAGTTCACAGAAAAAACACTAGAGTTAAATGGATTTCATCATCACTGCATGGTGTACTACTCATGGAACAGATTTGTAACCGGTGGCCTTCGAGATTGTGACTGCCATCAAGAATTTGTGAGTGCCCAACGAGAGGGCCGCTCCTGGCTATTAGTTGCTTGCCATCATCTTTAGGTATTATACCCGTCTATCGTAAACCATCAAACATACCAGAGAAGGAGACATGAGACTCCTGGCAAGGATATCGATGCCCACAACAGCAGGGAACTGAATGGAGAGGAGGAGAGCAATAGACTTGGTAGAGGTGGGTGCCGCTCTGGGAGAGGCAATGCAAATCAAGTTCCCATCTCTCGACTATTCTGATGATTAATGTTTAACTAATGGTTTTGAGTATGGAGTTGGTTATGATTCCAGTGGCCATGATTAAAGGTTTTACCATGCTGATAGTCTCTTGATGTAGTGTCATCTGTGTTTACTCACAGAAGACTAATTCTTATAAATTGCAATAGATTCAAGATTCCCCTTGTGATCATTCTTATGATATATCTGGTTTGTTCCTAAATGGTTCTCTCCATTGGATAGATCGTGGCAGGAGGGATTCAGATTACAAAGGTACTGCTATTGGTTCTCTTAACAATTGCCTTTTAAGTGATCTCAAAATTCCTATTTGGATTTCATGAGATCATTGTTATTCATTCCAGCAGCCTCAACTTGTGTTCAATAAGTAGCACTCGTTCCAATAGATCAACTTGCTCAAGTTCCTTGAACAGGCAGGGATTTGATCAGTGAGATTGTTACCTGCAATAGGAATTCTATAAAATTCTAAACGAATTTCTATGTTTTCAACATCATATatgattttgtaattaaattttataaaattcatttgcaGATATAGGTTGGCAATAGTGGAACTGTCCACAGTCGGAAGCAGCTGTACATCTTGGCGACCGAGTTTACCTTCCAAACAGATACAGCTTGCTTGCTTTCTCCTTTTTCAACGAGTACAATGGTTTCAACAAGCGCATAAATACTCACAGCAGCTACGGCATGAGATGAAGTGGTGCAAACTTCGTACACCCAACATACAGACTTACATATCTACTTTTGGATTCACCATTTAAATTATTGCAACAATGGGTAGAGTACATGACCTAAATAGCCTACTGCAAGAACTCTCTTGGATCAGTGACATAACCAGTCAAAGCAGATGCTGCTGCTGTATAGGGGGAAGCAAGATATATTTGGCCTTCTTTGTGTCCCATCCGCCCTGGGAAGTTTCTGTTTGTCGTTGACACACAGACCTGCAATCACATAGCCCTCTTAATAGTCGACAGGAGTATTGATGCCTAAAAAACAAGGCAGAAGAAGCCATGACTACAGGTTGATTGAAGGGACAAACAAAATTACGCTACTCACCATTGGTTCATTCATTCTTTGCATAAGTGTCTTTAGGGCCTCCCAAACAAGCACCACAACTGGGACTCGCAGGCGTGTCACAACCAGCTGCTTCAAAAATCTGTGAGCAAGTTTTGCCACCAGATCCTGGACTGGGAGACTATACACATCCATCCACACctgaattttaatataaaatgctATTATTAAATTTGTTAAAACTTCTTTTCATAGTTATACATCAGTATCCTTCACAAATAGTGAATCTACAAACATAAACACAACATTATCCAGTATTACAAACCTTTTGGGTTGCAGGGACAAGAAATGTGGGAACCTTGACCTTTTTACCCTGAACATGAATCAAATTGATGCAATAAGCTTAAGGGAATGAAaagcaaaaattaaataaaatgatcACTGACTGCATTTCTGAAATAAAAATAATCCATATATTTCCAAAATCTTTGTActgttttttcttttctattctatTGTCTTTTAGCAGTTTGAAAAGGACAATATCAAAATTTTATCGTCTAAAAATGGGCCTTCAAATCAAATTTATACCACAGCATTTGTCTTCCCCTTCCTCTTCCCTCCCCTCCCCCCCTCCTCCAcccccacaccccccccccccccccctcctctcatttttttctttttcaaagcACAACAAACCCAAACCACATGGTAGAGCCTTCACTCAAAAACAGTTTTCCTTAACAAGTAATTCAAACACTCTGGCACGCCTCTCCCACAAGGAAGCCATGCGCACAAGCATGCCCCACCccattttcttgtctacttagaATAAAATGATAAATGGTACTACTGGAAATAGCTACTTCATCTATGCACTACATAAGACTCTTATCTAGAAGATTCTAGACTTTATCAAACTTACTAAAATacaataaaggaaaaggaaaattaACGCAAACAAAAAAAGCCAAGACTAATTTATTCAGAACATTAAGAAAAGTCTTCATGAAAATCGCAATTGACAGTCCAATAGCAACGACAATAACTTAATAAGATAAATAATCCTTACTGAAGCTAGAAAAACTTTGGCAGCAGCCATAAAATCCTCTGTTTTCCCACCAGTACAGGATCCAATGTATACTCTGTCTATTTTGACATCCTTGCATTCTCTTGCTAAAGCACAGTTATCAGGAGAATGAGGCTGCAAAAAATGGGTGGATTATGTCACTCCTTATGAAAGGAAAACGGAGCATTAAGCCAAAAACTAAGATGAGATACGATTGACGTCCACACGAGTTTTAGTACCCTTTACAAATATGAAACTgtacaaacacacacacacacacacacattggAAACTAAATTAAGTCACACACCTTAGCAACCAAAGGTTCCAATTTTGGGATATCAAATCTGTTCTCAGAAAGAAATCTAGAAgccaaaagaaaaaatatatcacTACCAATGCAAAACCAAAAGAACCATCTAGAAGAAAATAACAACACATTTTATTACCTATTATCTGATAAAGTTATAGTTGCTTTCAAAGTTCTAGAAATAGAGTAATATTTACAATGTACTTGTTTAACTTCTagtttcattcatttcacatccaGTATAAGTTTCAAAATTATAAAACCATAAAACAAATAGCCCGACATTAAGTGAATTCCAAAGACAACTTTAGGCACAGAAAACTTCCGGTCAGCCGATACAGCTTAATTTCAAAACTGAAGATATCTAGAATTTCCAATTATGCATCTTAATATTTCTAATTAACTTCAGTTAACAAGTAAAAAGAATAATTGTATTTTCAAATGATACATAACGGTTCATTTGGTTTTCAAAAATTCCACATGATACTAAATAAAGTGCTCTAAATACCAATGGACACGTGAACTAATTGACATGCTAGACTTTAAAATGTTCAAATTAAGATGGgaagattaaaaaaattttgaatattcTTGTTGTTTAAGGCTGTGTCAATGGGCAAGCTATAAAGATGCAAACAAAACCTATCAATTTCATATACAGACAGTGTATCCTAGGATAGGATCTCAAGAAAAAATTCAAGTCAACTAAACTTTAATCACAATCCAGTTGGTGTCAATTACATGGATCCTCATAATCATAAAAAATAAGATATTATATCTACCTTGCTTCCTCATCACTATAAACTGGTTCATAGGGCACAGATGTCTTATCCTGTGGACAACAAAAAATAACACTGTAAGCAAAAAAATCTAAGCAATGGTATACAATCAATCTGAAAATACCTCAAGGTACTTGAATGTAGTGCTATCAGCAGGAACAACCCCATTCTTGCCCCCAGCTTCAACAACCATGTTACATAATGTCATCCGCTCTTCCATCTAACCATCACAGAAAATCAGAACCAAGAAAATAATATGTTGATGAGATATCAATTAGCGAAAAGTGAAAACAGTAACTGAATGACAACACATTGTAGCAGGAAAAACAAAAATTTACTTACATTTAAACTCTCAACCGTGGTGCCTACAAACTCCATTGATTTATATGTTGCACCAGATACAGATATTTCACCAATAATCTGTAAAGGGGCAATCAATTTCCCAAATAAATGTCTAAGATCGTAACAGGAACAGGGGAAAAAAGTCGCATACTTCAACAAGGGGAAAAAAGTTGTATACTTCAATTCATTAGTAAATTGATGCCCGCTAAAGCAAACAAATGTCTAAGATCTGAATGAACTCACTTGCAAAATCAAATCCTTCACAAGCAAATAATCAGGCATCTCACCATCCATTACAAACCTCAGAGTTGGAGGCACCTGCAATTTTAACAAAAGAATAGATCAATAAGTGTCCAATGAAATATCACAACTATTTTAGAAACTTAAACCTAACTGAACTGTATCAAAGTTCATCTGATAAAACACCTAAGTGAAGCTACTATATCCATTGAATTTCAGGAACTGCATGGAGCCTATGGAACATACACAAGAGAAATGATGAGACTAAAACAACTGAGGCATTAAAGAATTTACAAACCTTAAGCAGGAGCTTCCCAGTGCCTAATACAAAACCAGCATCAGTGTTGCCAATTCCAGTAGCAAATTGGCCAAATGCTCCAGCAGTGCAGGTGTGGGAGTCTGTGCCTAAGAGGACCTGAGGGCAATAATAAATGATTACATGAGAGAGTCTGGAAAATATGGGGATAAAATTTCGTAAATGAATGATAGTAAAAGAATTGCACCTCGCCTAGTCTACAGTGACCTTCTTGGGCAAGTGCAACATGGCATACACCTTTATAATCAGGATTAACCTGCAAATTCAGATAGTAAATTCCTCTCCAACGTCCATGAAGGGCCAATAAAGTAGATTGCTCCTAAAAATAGATAAGAAATTTCAGTTAAGAATATAATCAAGAAAGTGCACCTTAAAGTCACTAAGATCCTTGATATCATAGAAGTACTTTATATTTTGCTCCAGGCAGAAATCCCTCAATATATCCACATTGCGGTTTGCACGTTCATCAGTAGTGAATATATATAATGATCTGGTATAATGACAATTTTCTCACGGTCCCAAACCTTCAACATCGAGTAGCAAGTCAGATAGTTACTTTCACGCATGgcgtaaggggggggggggggggggggggtgttgtgGTGAGGGGGGCGTGCGGGGCAGCGAATCAAAGGGTAATCACTTCAACTCTTTTATCTTTTGCGAAAAAACAAATAAATCACTTCAACTCAGTCTCAATGCTTAATATTAAAGATTATAATTGacaacaataaaaaattaaaaaaaggaaataaaataaagaaaaggagCATAATTGTAGAAACCATTAGCCTTAAGGAAATGGACAGCTTTCCAGATATCACACGGAATCTGGATCAACCTATCACTTCATGCAGCCTTTGGAAAACAaacacgagagagagagagagagagctttccTCTGTGTTGcaatgtaaattttattttagagATTATGCAGTAGTCACAATTTCGAACTACTATCTTCAAATGCTTTGCAAGAAATCCGCACGTACTTATGAAGTCATAATTTATTCAATGTTTGAGCTTATCCAAGTAGTAAACATCAGGAGCTCATTAAATCACTGATTACTTACCACCCAAATTGTTTAGCTGTATGGACAACAAAAATAAGTACAAAGAGTTCAAAACCTTTGCATTCTCTCCAAACTCTCTCTTAAAGATTCCAATGGAACCTGGGCCACAAACGTCATGTGTCATCAAGGTATCAACGTTGACCCAAATATTCTCACCTGGGCTCAAGTGAGGCTTCTCAGAGGCCCTCGCCAATATTTTCTCTGTCATCGTCATTGCGGTCTTCCCCTGCAAATCCACCAAACCAAAAAAATAATTATCGAACGAGGAAATAAGCCAATGGCATAAATGTAAAAAGCAGTAATAAAACTCAAAATTTAACAGAAATATTTAATCAAAAACCAAAAATGGTCAAGACACTTTATTCGAAACAACATGAAATCAATGAAGAAAAAGAAACACAGTTGAATCTGCAAATTAATAAAAACCCTTAAgagaacaaaaaataaatataaactaaaaataagaacaaactgACCGATCCAGTACTGGCAGGCTTGCGTTCTGATTGCTGGGGAGCCATGACAGACACAATTTTCTTCGAAATTGATTTCCGGCATTTGGGAATAGAAAATGGCGATGACGTTGAGGAGAAATCAGAAAGACCCAGCAGATCCTTCTGTAACAAGGGAAAAGCAGTTGGGTCAAACGtgtaaatttgaaaaaaaaaaaaggtgaacaaaagagatataaaataaaaaaggCTGAGAAATTTGTTAACATGTAGAAGTATTAACCTTGTTTGCGATGAAGGAATGCGAGGCAGGGACAATAGTGGAGGAAGCCATGACAACGATTGTTGACAGTGTTAAAGTTGGGAGATTTCCAGAATTCCAAAAGCTGTGTTTGGACGCCGGGAAAATTTTTGAGGCAGCGGCAGTAAAGCACCGCTGCTCTTGTGACCTGTGGCCTTGATATGCCACTTTGTCTTGGGCCCACCTTTAAAAATTATTGGAAATTATAAAATGATTTTAGtatataaattttcagttatttacttttaaaaattaaatgggtGATTGTATCAGTGGCAGGCAGCTcttcatttaataaatttattaagaaATGTGTGCATATTTCAAAAGAGaagaatttatttaattattatattttaataaaattatctatttaatttttatattttaaaaaatatattttctaatttattttgtttattgtttagttattttattaattttttattaataataataattaaattattatttaatttatttattttaataaatttaattaattaatttttatattttaaaatatataatttaatttcttttactatttaattttataattattttatatttatatcattttatttttttccctTATTTATTTTTCCTCCGTTCATCTGCATTTTCACCATTCTCCTCCTCATTCTCTTTTTATTcatatctttaaaaaaaattgatacaAACTACCTAGGCATAAGAGTTACTCGATTTTTCTATATctctaaataatttaaaaaaattattttttagtgaaaaaattcaaagaatttgatgaaaatacttagaaaaggtaaatttaaatttattctttaaataataaaatttttatttttatttaaaaatataattttaaaaatattatattttttaaaatatataggataattaattagtttcattaaagtaggataattaaatattagtgtttttaaaatataaaaattcactaattattttttaaatcatgagagttaaataataatttaattaatattaatcgataaaaattatgatgaaattattaaataatttaataaaaataaaatatataaattaaataatatattttaaaatataaaattaaataattaattttattaaaatataacaaataaataataatttcgttaAAAAAATCATACAtatagaaattgttttaaattgttataacaaaagttattttttaaatatattaatcataGAATATTAGaagataatttaaatttatatttaataaatataaaaataataaaataatttttttaaaatatttttttaataatatttaaaataatattcttTTTAATAAAGTTTTGATGTTGCTAAGCAGCTCATTGAAGGCGAAAAACTGTAGTTGCTTTATAGCTCATTAGGTAGCGGTTCATCATCAGCCACAAGGAAAGGTAGGCTGACCGAGGTTGTCCTGCAGCCTGCTCACCTATTTAGGTAGAAAtgatgggtttttttttttttaggtatttaatttaattaaattttaatattgtaaattTAGACggtgtataattatttttaagataaattttaaattttaaatttaatatttataataaatttaaattaattttaaattttatatattgggtaataattttttgaattcgtttgtataaatatttaattatattttttataataatatttataaatttttatatattttattttatataaaataaaattaaaatatttaaattattaaatttttatatattttattttatataaaataaaattaaaatattttataaaattattaaatatttaaaatataaattattaataaaaattatttttatatagattattaataaaaatatataaaattaagtaGATTTAGGTATTTATCGAGCAGTAATAATCGAGTTTGGAATGAATTCGAataattgagaataaattttaatagagTTTGAGatagttttaaattttgaaaatattaatcgaATTTAGAATTAAATAGAATAATTTTCGCAGGTATCTTACCCATAAATACTTataatttaagaaatttttttagtgtattttttaaaaaaattattatttattttaaaatttttaaaattaaaattttatatataaaatttagtattttttttaaattattgtttgCATCTTAAAATtccgaaaattaaaattttacttatAAGTGTTAgtgtatttatatataaaaaaaaatattatttcccCTTCCaatatttctatttttattttggcTATTGACGATGGAATTCTTGGCACCAGGCTTTTATTTGGGTGATGGTCTTCTAACTCAAGCCCACTATCATTTCCCTCACATTTCAAACAGAAATGTTAATTGATAACTCCACCACCACCACACTGTAAATTGAATAATATTAATTtgactttttattattttatatttttaattcatttctgATAAAATAAGTATTAATTAAAAGGACTGTTCACCATTGCAATATTCATAATTCATTTATCATcttaatttagtaaaaaatttaaacaaaGACACAAGGTTTAGGAttgttttaattattaataatgatataattaaattaaacgtAAGGCATTAATGTTTGCAATAATCAAAATATTCCAATCAAACTTAAGGCTAACTTGAAGTATTTTTCTGCTCCATGCTGATCAGTTTCTTTGAAGAGAGACTTTGATGTAATTAAGAAGGagaagttttaggcctatataaTTAATTGTCTTTCTCCTCGATCACTTTCTCTTGATTTATCTCAAATGCTGAATAATTAGGGTTTTCCTTCTTAATGCATAGGGAAGTATAATTTACGCTGGAAAATTCAGaaattttaaacctaggaaaATCCTTTGCAGTTGTCTTGAATATTACTCAGAAAAcaagctttcttttttttttttccaaaacaaGTGCAACTAAAAAATTAAACCACCATTTAAGGCTCCATTTGTTTCactgaaaataatttatatgtgaaaaatatttttcataaaaaatattttttaacttgaaaatattttttgttgttTGGTTgaaatgttaaattaataatatttatttattttacacaTGTATAAGTATATTcttattttaataagattttaaagtttagaaaataaaaaattactttctcttttgaaaaattgaagttattttttttaaaaatgacttaattttccttagaccataaaaatattttttgctAACTCATTTTCCTGAGGGCCCTCAAACaccaaaaaaatatgaaaaatgatTTTCAGAAGAATATTTTACTGAAcaaacataacttaaatgttagtTTTGAAGTAGgggaaattttatataaatatggtcTATCATTATCCAAAACATAAAATAGGTAAAACTATTGTGAGTCCAACCAGACATCTTATATCTTGAGTTTATGGTGAATCGAATAGTGTCCGGCTTTATTATTGTTTACTAattgttttatttataatttttaatttaaataaaaagattAAGCTCTTTGTTGGACAAATGCTTAAATGGCAAGTGAGCCATTTGATGCTTTTAGACACTACTTTGAACTCCAGTTACCTCATTACTTCATGATGAAATAATTCATCCCTATTTGGTATTTATTTTCAAACTAACAATCAAATAATGTTTTATATTGGGTTCATCGTTCAAAATTCTAATGGCATTGAAGGAGATATTTTTTCCTAATTTAAATGGAAGAAATATTCCTTAGCATATTATTTTCTAGATAGAGTATATTAGTTTTTTTGGCTTTACTCATTGAGACAAGTAATTTACCAATCACAGAAAAA belongs to Hevea brasiliensis isolate MT/VB/25A 57/8 chromosome 4, ASM3005281v1, whole genome shotgun sequence and includes:
- the LOC110657910 gene encoding LOW QUALITY PROTEIN: 3-isopropylmalate dehydratase large subunit, chloroplastic (The sequence of the model RefSeq protein was modified relative to this genomic sequence to represent the inferred CDS: inserted 1 base in 1 codon; deleted 3 bases in 2 codons); its protein translation is MASSTIVPASHSFIANKKDLLGLSDFSSTSSPFSIPKCRKSISKKIVSVMAPQQSERKPASTGSGKTAMTMTEKILARASEKPHLSPGENIWVNVDTLMTHDVCGPGSIGIFKREFGENAKVWDREKIVIIPDHYIFTTDERANRNVDILRDFCLEQNIKYFYDIKDLSDFKVNPDYKGVCHVALAQEGHCRLGEVLLGTDSHTCTAGAFGQFATGIGNTDAGFVLGTGKLLLKVPPTLRFVMDGEMPDYLLVKDLILQIIGEISVSGATYKSMEFVGTTVESLNMEERMTLCNMVVEAGGKNGVVPADSTTFKYLEDKTSVPYEPVYSDEEARFLSENRFDIPKLEPLVAKPHSPDNCALARECKDVKIDRVYIGSCTGGKTEDFMAAAKVFLASGKKVKVPTFLVPATQKVWMDVYSLPXPGSGGKTCSQIFEAAGCDTPASPSCGACLGGPKDTYARMNEPMVCVSTTNRNFPGRMGHKEGQIYLASPYTAAASALTGYVTDPREFLQ